One window of Trifolium pratense cultivar HEN17-A07 linkage group LG5, ARS_RC_1.1, whole genome shotgun sequence genomic DNA carries:
- the LOC123884321 gene encoding protein SRC2-like: protein MEYRILELNIISAKDLKDVNVFSKMDVYAVVSISGDPVNPQTAPTNIHRDGGKNPTWNFPIKFTINESLANQNRLSLEIKLLSNRTLAGDTVIGTVHIPLKELLDNPAGDSFRQVSYQVRTSSGKAKGNLNLSYKLGEHVAAPASLKSKKSEKHEAVKGKQEPVMAYPPPGVAVGSSSVPYGTPYPPPPQHAAGGDAGHGYPPPAAAYGGYPAAQSGGHPPAQGYPPAQSGGYPHPQGGYAPAQPGYGYPPQQAGYGYPPQQAGYGYPPQQQSGYGYSGAQKPKKNKFGMGLGAGLLGGALGGMLIGDMVSDAADYDAGYDAGFDDGGGFDF, encoded by the coding sequence ATGGAATACAGAATCTTAGAACTCAACATAATTTCTGCAAAAGATCTCAAAGATGTTAACGTCTTCTCCAAGATGGACGTATACGCTGTCGTTTCAATCTCCGGCGATCCAGTTAATCCACAAACCGCCCCAACTAACATCCACCGTGACGGTGGAAAAAACCCTACATGGAATTTCCCTATCAAATTCACAATCAATGAATCTCTCGCTAACCAGAATCGTCTTTCTCTTGAAATCAAACTTCTTTCCAATCGTACCCTTGCCGGAGATACTGTGATCGGTACCGTTCATATTCCTCTCAAGGAGCTTCTTGATAATCCTGCTGGTGATTCTTTTCGGCAAGTTAGTTATCAGGTTAGAACATCTTCAGGAAAAGCTAAAGGGAATTTGAATCTTTCTTATAAATTGGGGGAGCATGTTGCAGCTCCGGCGTCGTTAAAGTCGAAGAAATCGGAGAAACATGAGGCGGTGAAAGGGAAACAGGAACCGGTGATGGCTTATCCTCCGCCTGGAGTGGCGGTTGGGTCTAGTTCGGTGCCTTATGGTACACCATATCCTCCACCGCCACAACACGCTGCTGGTGGTGATGCTGGTCATGGATACCCACCTCCAGCAGCTGCTTATGGTGGATATCCAGCTGCTCAGTCTGGTGGACACCCACCTGCCCAAGGGTATCCACCTGCTCAGTCTGGTGGATACCCACACCCTCAAGGAGGGTATGCACCTGCTCAACCAGGTTATGGGTATCCACCACAACAAGCAGGTTATGGATATCCACCACAACAAGCGGGGTATGGGTATCCACCACAGCAACAATCAGGGTATGGATATTCGGGGGCACAGAAACCTAAGAAGAATAAATTTGGAATGGGATTGGGAGCAGGGTTGCTTGGAGGTGCTTTAGGTGGGATGTTGATTGGAGATATGGTTTCTGATGCTGCTGATTATGATGCTGGATATGATGCTGGCTttgatgatggtggtggttttgatttttag